From Salvelinus namaycush isolate Seneca chromosome 9, SaNama_1.0, whole genome shotgun sequence:
GGAATTTCATGAGATAAAAAATGTCTATGTACATGAATACAGCAAACCAAATCCTATTGGTTACTTGAACCTGCCAAAGACTGCCAAAGGTTAACCAACATCCATTCAAAAAACAAAGCAACATTGGTGAATTAAATTGAACTTATGCATGTTAATCACATACTTTTGGATATTCATCAAACACACAGTGAAAGAAATAGGATTTTGCAAGCAGTGACTGAACTGTGGAATACTTGAAAGCTTACCATCACCCCATTTATTTGGATAATTACTGCTAGGTACATGCATTCTATGACAACACGTTTTTACAACCAGGTGCATAATCCGTGTAGTAGTAAACATCTAAGATATTCATTCATTTATTGAAACTGCGATCAAGGATGTGAATGAAGTTACACTTTATTGCGTTTCGATTGGCTCTCTACAGCTGGGGCTGCCCTTTTATTGCGATGATGAGGGAAGGTTGGCATCAGGTCAGCCTCACAAGCTAAAAAGAGAGACAGACCTTTTTCACTTCTTTAATTTCACAAACACTGTTCCAATCATTTCTGTCATATAACCCTGAGGCCACACTTACGCAAAGGTTTCTCCTTAAAGTAGGAACTCTCCAAGCAGTCCTTAGCTGTGGCCCTAACAGAGACAAACACTTGTGAGCCATGGAGGAGTGAAAGGAAGTATACTGCACATGTGTTAATGGAAGGTTTCTGTGTAAATATGTGAATGACACAATGTGTAGAACTGTATACAGGTCTCttcatgtatgtatgtatgtatgtatgtatttataaTGCTGCGCAGGTTTGTTCTTTGGTAGTTACCTGCGTAGAGGATTGTACATGAAGAGAAGGTTGAGTAAACGCAGCCCTGCATCAGACAACCAGGTGAACTTATTCTTCAAATTGTTGTATGGTTGTTTCCTCAGACTGTACTGTCCAACTAGGGGAAGACGAGTGAAGCCCTGCAACATTTTAACACAACAGACAGGGGTTAACCAACAATATCCTTTCTTGAGGAGAAACTACTAACATTGGTTGTTGCATATTGTAAAATTAATCAACATTAAAGTGACTCAAATTAAACTTATGGAATGGTAAAATCCTAAATTCTGTGATTGTTTAGGAGAAGGTAGTACTGAGCGATTGGTTTGATTTGGGGTCGGTTTTGGTTAGATTATAAAACAACGATTTTCAATTTGAAAATGTTTTTTagacattaaatgcactatgcattatgtgggttgaatgctgtaacaacacagaataaaacaattaataaaagtcccatgatggtagtgactgctcATCACTgtttatcacttattaaccatcattattcacattactttactttaatcaaatatttcagttgttgtgtgtattacatttgttttatttgatgacttatttcattccaagtcatcatctcatctctatagatctgttgcctatgctgtctgacaaaatcactattttagtagttcttcaaagtaaataaggcaatACCTCgcgaagcaactgctctctatgTATCCCTTCTTGATCATGCATTCTTCTGTCTTTtatgtagcaggcataaaagaaacacagaccggacaagtagccatgtaatggattatggtcattgtagttaatgaTCAAGTTTTCtgcactaaactatgtagaatattggcctgttggaaactacaactccctactacgtCACACAGTTTGGgcatgatctgatttatctctagagaaactgcagcgcaatgtgcgcattgagctcacagaaaaccCCTGAattaaatggaattcaaataattgaacccaTGTAGGTCAATTAGTctataaaaatagattttttaaaaacattttggtTTATCACTCAGCACTAGGAGACATTCATTACCGGCCAGATGTTTTCATTAGGGGTACCCAACAGTTGCACTATGAGGTCCACTTGTTGGATCTCAGAACCCCCTGGCAGCAGAGGTTTATGTGCAAGCAGCTCAGCCAGGATGCAGCCCACCGCCCTGGATAAATATGAGATACAGTATGTTCATACAGATGGTATGGTAATAAACATTGGTGACTGTGCCATGAAAATACTCTCTGGAGGGTTGATGTACGGATGGGAGGGGAGATTCTCTGCTAGAACAGAGGATTGGATCCTATTTAGAACAGAGAGGATCCTATTTGGAACAGAGTAAAGTTCACTAACTGAAAGGAGACAACTACATACATGACATAGACAACTCTCTCTGTATGTTAAAGCTTGTTTGGAAGAGAGGGAGCTCTGTGATAGTGACAAAACTCTAAATAAGTTTAAAAGGATCTGTGACCCATGTATCTTATGTGTATGGACAAAGTAGAGACTTAAAACAAATTACCACATGTCTAAGGCTGTGGTCTGAGTCTTGGTCCCTAGGAGGAGCTCTGGGGCTCTGTACCTGGAGCGAGAGAAATAACAGGAGCTGATGAGGCTCAGGGAGGGTTAGGGATCAGTGCCTGAGGAGAAAGTTGAGGTTGAAGGACTGACTCACCACAATGTCACCACCCGGGGCGTCATAGGCTGTAGGGGGATACCATAGCAACGTGCCAAGCCAAAGTCAGCTGGACAGAGAGGGAAACATTAGCACAATCAACCATTGACAGAAgcatgtttttacacacacaatAACTGACAGGTGTTGAATAATGCTGTAAACTGGTTATAAACTATGTCAAACTAATTGTTCTGCACATTGCTAATTGTTATGCATGTTACAGTATGTAAAACATTCACTATCAGAAGTGAAAACAGTACAGTTAAAGCATTTTGTTTACAACAGTGCAAATTTAAAATCATTGAGGTATTGTTGTTCAGCGAAAGGACATGCGTAGTACAGTACATGCATACAGACGTAATCCAGGAGCACAGCGGTTGTATGGTGATGACTCACCAATCTTTACACAGCCTTTGTCTGTCATCAGCAGATTGGACACCTTCAGATCCCTGCCACATactcatgacatttcataaaGTAACCATACGAATCACAGCAAACTAAAAGACCACTACCGTCTAAGCATTGAAAAATTGCACTCAAGAGTACACATTACaaattcattacagaattcagaTCCATTATTACAATCAAATAAATATATCCCATCCTGGAGATTCCATCCTAAATAACAGCACAAGTCTGAGATATGGAGTCTGACAGTGAACATGTCTGACCTGTGCAGAATAAAGTTGAGGTGAAGATGATCCAGACCTCTCAGCAGCTGCAGAGCTATACACTTCACCTGAAGGAGAAAACAAAGTGAGACATTTCAACACACAGTTCTCTAAAATAATCAATGTTGTGTAAtgtcaatacagtagaaaaaCAAGAGGACATTCCGTAATACTTTTCACTGTTGTACCTGTGCCTCTGAGAACGGTGTTGGCATGTTTTCCAGCAGACTGGCCAGGTCCTGCTCACAGTAACTCATAACTAGGAAGAGACTGagcagagacacacaggtcaATTACTGATGAGTAGGCTACTGAATACAGTCAACCAAGATGGGACAGGTAAATACTGAATACACCCAAACTAAAATACTATGGAAAAACAAAGTTGAGTTACTGTAGAAATTACAACTTAATGTAAAATTGTAAACTGTGACACAAGCATTAAATAAAAGTATGTGAACAAATGTTTTTATCTGTTAAGAAAGAGTAGGTCTAGGCTTAATCATTTCTGAAGATGTTATCATTGCATATTGAATAAGGGTTCCAGTATAATTAGAGgggatgtgtgtgtactgtgaggAGTGTACTGTGAGGAGTGTATGCTGTCACCTCTCCAGGTGActtcccaccaccacctcctttAACTCCACTATGTTGGGGTGTCTGAGTTTGAGCAACAGGGTAATCTCTCTCAGACTACTGATAGGGATCCCTGTGTGTAGAACAACACCAAgtcaaacaaacacagaacataacaAAGGCCAAAAATAACAGAGATAACCTAATAATATGATGGAAATGTCTGAAAACTATTGTATACTTAGCTAAAAGCAACTGAAGCAAGGCAAGTGGCTGAGAACCCAGCTGTAAGCCTACCATCCTTTTCCTTGTCCATCCGGACCTTCTTCAGTGCTACAATATCATCAGACCTGGTGTCTCGGGCTCTGTCTGTGAACGGGATACAATGTTTTAACCTAGGCTTACAGGCACTTACAGACAGTTGTACAGTATGAAGTGTTCTTACCGGTAATTAAATAAGGCCTATGTGTAGGCCTAATCTGTGTTGCTCAGGACAGTACTGTGAATTACACCATCTAATAATCTCTTTCTAAGAACAGCCGCCAATCGTGTGTTAACAGATCAAGGATAACTTACACACAATTCCATATGTTCCCTCGCCGATTCGGTTCAGTTTCTCAAATTCCTTCACACTCCTACAGTTCCCAAACTGACAGAAGAGGAAATGCATGATTTTTCAAGAATTGATCAATTCCTCTGCAATTATTGCTAATGCCATCTGCAACTTTTCTTTATACATAAATTATGGGGAAAGGTGTGACAATGCAGCTTTTAAAGTTTTGCTATAAAGCTTTATCATTTTGGCAACTCAACAGAGGTAATTTCCctgtaaaggacccatgagcaccaacatgtgcaGTTTACAGGAGCATATCAaatttggtgtcaaatgaaagctaaaaGTTAATATTTTAGGCATAGATATGTTtttcttcatatatatatatatatatattacacacacacacacacacacatacacacagttgaagtcagaagtttacataaacaagttttaatgactacaacctaagtgtttcaaccactccacaaatttcttgttaacaaactatagttttggcaagtcggttaggacatctacttcgtgcatgacaagtaatttttccaacaatttgtttacagacagattatttcacttataactcactgtatcataattccagtgggtcagaagtttacatacaccaagttgactgtgcctttaaacagcttagaaaattccagaaaatgacgtcatggctgtagaagcttctgataggctaattgacatcatttgagtcaatcggaggtgtacctgtggatgtatttcaaggcctaccttcaaactcagtgcctctttgcttgacatcatgggaaaatctaaagaaatcagccaagacctcagaaagaaaattgtagacctccacaagtctggttcatccttgggagcaatgtccaaacacctgaagatatcacgttcatctgtacaaacaatagtacgcaagtataaacaccatgagaccacgcagctgtcataacgctcaggaaggagacacgttctgtctcctagagatgaatgtgctttgatacgaaaagtgcaaatcaatcccagaacaacagcaaaagaaccttgtgaagatgctggaggaaacaggtaaaaaaacaaaaaaaaaaaacagttgaaagagtcctatatcgacataacctaaaaggccactcagcaaggaagaagccactgctccaaaaccaccataaaaaagccagactacggtttgcaactgcacatggggacaaatatcgtactttttggagaaatgtcctctggtctgatgaaacaaaaatagaactgtttggccataatgaccatcgttatgtttggaggaaaaagggagaggcttgcaagtgaagaacaccatcccaactgtgaagcacggggttggcggcatcatgttgtgggggtgctttgctgcaggagggactggtgcacttcacaaaatagattgcatcatgaggatggaaaattatgtggatatattgaagcaacatctcaagacatcagtcaggaagttaaagcttggtcgcaaatgggtcttccaaatggataatgaccccaagcatacttccaaagttgtggcaaaatggcgtaaggacaacaaagtcaaggtattggagtggccatcacaaagccctgaactcaatcctatagaaaatttgtgggcagaactgaaaaagcgtgtgcgagcaaggagacctacaaacctgactcagttacaccagctctgtcaggaggaatgggccaaaattcacccaatttattgtgagaagcttgtagaaggctacccgaaacatttgacccaagttaaacaatttaaagacaatgctaccaaatactaattgagtgtatgtaaacttctgacccactgggaatgtgatgaaagaaacaaaagctgaaataaatcactctactattattctgacatttcacattcttaaaataaagtggtgatcctaactgacctaagacatggaatttttactaggattaaatgtcaattgtgaaaaactgagtttaaatgcatttggctaaggtgtatgtaaacttccgacttcaactgtaattatgtatatataaatatatacagtaccagtcaaaagtttggacacacctattcattcaagggttttctttatttggactattttctacattgtagaataatagtgaagacatcaaaactatgaaacaacacatatggaatcatgtagtaaccccaccaaaaaagtgttcaacaaatcaaaatatattttatatttgagattcttcaaagtagcccccctttgacagctttacacacactttggcattctctcaaccagcttcacctggaatgcctttccaacggtcttggagttcccacatatgctgagcacttgttggctgcttttcattcactctgcagtccaactcatcccaaaccatctcaattggtgattgtggaggccaggtcatctgatgcagcactccatcactctccttattggtcaaatagcccttacatagacTGGAGGTTTGTTGagtcattgtccagttgaaaaacaaatgatagtgggactaagcgcaaaccagatgggacggcatatcgctgcagaatgctgttgtagccatgctggttgagtgtgccttgatttctaaataaatcactgacagtgtcaccagcaaagcacccccacacctcctcctcctcctccaggcttcacggtgggaaccacacatgcggaaatcatccATTCCCCTACTctccgtctcacaaagacatggaggttggaaccataaatctcaaatttggactcatcagaccaaaggacagatttccactggtcaaTTGTCCATTGcttgtatttcttggcccaagcaagtctcttcttgttggtgtcctttagttgtggtttctttgtagcaattcgaccatgaaggcctggctcacgcagtctcctctgaaaagttgatgttgagatgtgtctgttacttgaactctgtgaagcatttatttgggctgcaatctgaggtgcagttaactataatgatcttatcctctgcagcagaggtacaattgaagtcggaagtttacatacaccttaaccaaatacatttaaactcagtttctcacaattcctgacatttaatccaagtaaatattccctgttttaggtcagttaggatcaccactttattttaagaatgtgaaatgtcagaataatagtagagagtatATAGAtacgtttcctccagcatcttcacaaggtcctttgctgttgttctgggattgatttgcacttttcataccaaagtacattcatctctaggagacagaccgcGTCTCCTTactgaacggtatgacggctgcgtgggcccatggtgtttatacttgcgtactattgtttgtacagatgaacattgtaccttcaggcgtttggacattgctcccaaggatgaaccagacttgtggaggtctacaaatttttttctgaggtcttggctgatttcttttgattttcccatgatgtcaagcaaagaggcactgagtttgaaggtaggccttgaaatacatccacaggtacacctccaattgactcaaatgatgtcaattaacctatcagaatcttctaaagccatgacataattttataattttccaagctgtttaaaaggcacagtcacagtaaacttctgaccaactggaattgtgatacagtgaattataagtgaaataatctgtctgtaaactattgttggaaaaattacttgtgtcatgcacaaagtagatgtcctaaccgacttgccaaacctatagtttgttaacaagaaatttgtggagtggttgaaaaacaagttttaatgactccaacctaagtgtatgtaaacttccgacttcaactgtacatacacatatatatatatatatatctcaacCATTATACatctccccccaaaaaatctggTCACACAGATGGAAAGGGGATGTTAATCTACTAGAAAAAGTCTTAGAAATATAAATGGGATTAGAAATAAATCACAACACAATCATGTTGAAGTAAAGGCCcatgccaactaatatcaacatttaTATAAGGTTTTGTAGGAATGATTTGCCTTCTGTAGTAAATTGGTTGAGAAACATAtctatatttgttttatttaacctttatttaaccaaatacaccatgacagcgcaatacacaaggggtggaacagtggcaaaggtacccacaggacaaacagaataatattagtctgaggagagattaaatagcattaatacaacaaaaataattctaaacacacctttagtttacaaagttaaacagatgtattttttcttcataatAAGCAGGAGTAATATTCTTAGATCAGAATGACAGCAGAACAAGAACAGTTAAGAACAACAATTATGTTAAGGGGTGTTGATCCACTTACCGtatgtagttcaataaccaaaatagattttttcaaactcaaggtgtcatatcatagctgacaccccattctttctgcaggcATATTTGAATCTTTATTCGAATGAGATATTTAAGAGTTTTTGATAAACGTGGTCACATAAACAACTGAAGGAGATTTTACTGTCATTGTGTTACAAAATGTGGATCTGCACTGTTTCTCAAGTAAATGTATTTGAGTAAAACGATCACTTCTTCATATGGGTGTATTGTTTGTTAAACTTTACTATCAATGGTATTAGCTTGGCATTCATTTTAAAGTTAAAAGGTGAGTCTCAGCGTCACTGTTAACTTGGAATTGCCCCATATCACTTTCTCAGCACTGTGCCGTTTGATACAGCCAAAATTAATCTGGCTGGGATTTATAGGGATCTCCCAGGCAGCTTTGTCTAGGTCACAGAGTGCTAAGGACAGGACATTCCATTGACCGTGTGAATGGACATCAAAACAAAGCTTTTTGTCCGGTAGCGTCATTGCGTGGCAGGGTTTGCGAGAGTGACGTTCCAAATTAAACTGACAAGGCACCCGACTAGCAATCGTATCAACGTATTTGTGTCCAGCTTATAAAATCGTTTTAAATACATTCCGACTAAATGAAGTGGCGTCATTTGATGTATCCTTGCTGTCCATTAGGGTGCCGGTAATTTGTTAAAGAGTACGTGGCCCACATAACAATAAAATGCccactagctagtagctacttaAGCATGTTGCTTACCCTGTGTTTTTGCGGTACTGTGAACGTTCTGTTGTTCTTGATCGACTTCAGCTTTATGGGGTCCGGGTCAGTATCTGCAGCGTTCTCCATTGTTATTTGGACGCCCAAGATGATGGTTAATTCGCCCTTTGCTGTACTATGATGACAGAAAATGCGACCAGTACACGAATATACGTCCAGAAACATTCAAAACAGTATGAATGGCAGGAAACCACACACTCGATGCTTTGTCTATTAAATGGACGACTACAAGCTTTCCCGGGGTTCAAGAAGGTGAGATGCGCTTCACCTCAGAAATTAAATTACTTTGTTTATTTACATCTATTTAGAAATTGCTTTTTTCCCCACAAATATGTTGATATCCACTTGAATCACTCCTCATATGAATTAAATAGTGCAATAATATCCCCACTTTTTCTAAGGCTGGGGATAAATGACAACAAATATATGTAATGCATCCAAAAAGCACCCGAAAATACTTTGTTCC
This genomic window contains:
- the cdk10 gene encoding cyclin-dependent kinase 10: MFLDVYSCTGRIFCHHSTAKGELTIILGVQITMENAADTDPDPIKLKSIKNNRTFTVPQKHRFGNCRSVKEFEKLNRIGEGTYGIVYRARDTRSDDIVALKKVRMDKEKDGIPISSLREITLLLKLRHPNIVELKEVVVGSHLESLFLVMSYCEQDLASLLENMPTPFSEAQVKCIALQLLRGLDHLHLNFILHRDLKVSNLLMTDKGCVKIADFGLARCYGIPLQPMTPRVVTLWYRAPELLLGTKTQTTALDMWAVGCILAELLAHKPLLPGGSEIQQVDLIVQLLGTPNENIWPGFTRLPLVGQYSLRKQPYNNLKNKFTWLSDAGLRLLNLLFMYNPLRRATAKDCLESSYFKEKPLPCEADLMPTFPHHRNKRAAPAVESQSKRNKV